gatttACTACAgtggattttatttttttttttataatccggccattttttggccggattttcggccggattctGTCCAGAATGctcgaaaaaattttcttttctcccctgactatccggccttcaatccggccaacatttggccggatttatggccggatttgctgcagaaaaagctgttttctgcagtttttcctccaaatttgcttggCCAACCTTCCACATTCAACCTACTTCATgttctttgaataaaattcaaatttaacatgatcatgcatgaatataacttaaacatgaaacaatttaaatgcatgaaatgcagcaattgaacatgaaaactccctttttgtCTTAATATAAACACCTTTGCAATTGAGATCATTTGCATGAACTCTTGCCATTGccacctacaaaacacacaaaaacattaatcgaacaactaaaacttactaaaaacaagccaacatgaagaaaagtggagttgaaaagtggagttgaaaaGTGTTTAAAGCCTTCGTTTttaaaaggatccgaggtcggatcatgacgattgagctcggatcaagaagctcaaagtttttctctgattgcagaagtggatccgaggcctcggatccattgaatctgcacttattgcagaatttttgcaattttcagtttgaccacaattattcaaaatacaccctagatcatttctatatcaaaataaaccattcacgcacatgtaaaatgatctaaacatgcattctaaacctctttaatgcatcaaaaaccataattactgaatttgaggtattgagatctttgatcaaacttcgccttttCACCTCTTTTGGTCActtttccaaaacctacaaatgaaaaacaacaaaattactcaaacttatgctttaaacataaaatcactccaaagtaacactaacttaaacaagcattgggttgcctcccaataagcgcttctttaaagtcaatagcttgactatttcacctcatttttcaaggaggtttagttaacgaataatccaccattttaggtcgtggtggatcattaaatggtgactttatagccaaagccacatgatctaatgatgtgagaaatggaagtggcttacctatcccaagtgtttcatagatattaccttgaatatgcaccacttgagaacttaccaaaggaaatgtcataagagtatcttgggcaggaatacctttagaacctatactttcactgcactcctcaagaggggtgaaaaatgaatcattaaaacttacctcttgaggttcaaagttagttccaaagatattatcatgtgaaatggacatttgctcattgaaacacaattgaaattcatcattttcatcaaaatgtaacccattttcacatacaacattcccaccattcatgctaggatcattttgtaaattattagaagaaataacttcacacaatacatgtAATTGatcttgtattctaccaaagtgagaagccaaTTCATCTatcctttcctcaatcctatcaaaacggtcggaagtcacattagctaatttttctatagctaactcccaagatggcttagaatcattagctaccatttcaattgccaactcccaaaatggttttgattcatattggacactttcaggttggtaatcataagaATATGGAGAATCACTATAtacacattgattatcccaaccataagcattagcactatatcgatcaaaacagggattgtaatgctctaattcatcataataatccacattttgtgcttgcatgcATGTGTTAGTAGAatgataatctccacacaagtcacaaatcacatgataagaattaaaagcattaacattccttctctgctcaatttcatgcatcatggtgtccatttgaacttgtaacttaattacatcaaattttgcctttaagcaccttaaaccatcttcaaaagacatacattcagtaaattcttggttacctctgttgaaggagttttgcacttggtaaccatccattgccaatcttccacttctcaagcattgtcctccaaattgtcctacccttctcatcacctaaaattgcttttaaacaacttaagagcaaaattagtaagaagaataggtgataaaatgcATACACACAGAAAAtactaaaatgacagaaaataacattcacacaataactaataaaatgtctaaactaataaagttactcttcacaccgatattgccaaatcttccccggcaacggcgccaaaaacttgacgggtattttacatacgtacaagttaaaaaaaaatcgaattacacccgttcactgcaagtatacagatcaactagtagtttagggtatatatcgggtcgatcccacagggaagagtgaacaattaccggtattactaaagtttctctattatttagactatcaatgaattataacaaattaaaacctactgaaattatgcaagaaaatagtaaatgaaagctccttaggttgtggtatccctaactactcatgcaagtgctatatttggatcattaagtactacatctaggctagttatggtgtaatttccttatgcatttgaatcctactttcgtagtgaatcaattatactcataactaatccatacctattttcatggttatgaaattagctacaagttcatttcttcaataaaattacatgaaatgaatcactaaaaaccacataagtgcacctctactttcgtgagtgtactccctatgtttagcactttttgaactagtgttaagtctcaatttccattgcagaaacaacaccttagataatcacaatcaatggtaccagattaatcatgatttaagcagccaaagtgctaaataacttgctcaaatcatagcagtcaaataaccaaataataaacactaacaattataggaagttcaaccaaacccaaggtataaactttagaaacacataatgaacacaaaatccagaacttgtatattaactaaaattggaatcaaatacaaaagataaagaatttggaaggaatacaacccttgtcacatgagctttcttccttgccttcttcatcctccatcctcatcctaatctagataataaacaagaatggaaaagctacactactctatactaagctaaactaacactaggaagatgaaagagctacatttctgcaacttcaagcttctcccgtatgtctctctctATATTTTGCTATGGACTCCCATTCCCCtctcttgcaatgaatttggctcttttaATGATGAAATGTGGTCAAGGAATGAAGCTTTACACTTTCTCCTTACAGCTGGTAATgtctctcacatgtctagcatcatatgtgagttggtggaggtgaaattgagttttacgcgtacagagcaaccttttctgaccacaatccggccaggaatccggccacaaatccggccaaattcaggccggattgctacagtaaatctgggctgctacagtgatccgagctgctacagtacctcggatccgtatggatccgagctcggttccactaacccagaaacaaccgagggttcggatgaatagtggatccgagtgtggatcacttgctctgtttttggcccaacttcaaccaatcttttcttgatgttagaggctgaaccagctcatgtataaaacacgaaagttgtagccttttgagttatctttctaatgcatcaagaatcacctcatttggatctgtgtaggctgagatatgactgaaatatccttgcctgctccatgccttgttccagtttcaaccaatagcaattgactctgtacttcggccttttgacctggaaaaccttcaaactggattcagatgtcttcaccaaagttgtagatctatctcttatcttcaaatgggttcaagaatcatcccaatccgatcattttagctcaagttatagccgaaatacgaaaatgtgtcaaaactgtcaaaatacacaaaatccaagtaaaaagtgataaaaacctcatttaatcacttaaaagcatttttcaccaattatagccaaaatgattcatattctaccaataatataaccaaagtgactaaaaataatataaaatgtcatacaattatcacgtaaattagtcacttatcagtcCGCATATATCAGAGTGAACCAGCTCCAAGACATTTTTTGCTCTCCACGATTTTCCTTTTGGAAAGCTATCTCGATGTTGTTTGCCAATAACACATTCTTCACAAACTTCTGAAGGAGTTGTGATTTGAGGTAAACCAGCTACCATATTTTTCTGTTGCAAAGTTCTCAGTCCACCAAAATTCAAATGTCCATAACGAAAATGCCATAACCATCCCACATCTTTCGATTTTGTCGAGAAACATGAATGGGTCAAGTTCTGCAAATCGAGTGGGAACATACGATTTGCCGTCATCTTAACTTGAGCAATTAAGCCCAACTTTGCATCTCGAATCTGACATACACCACCTTTGATTGAAATCTCGTACCCTTTTTCGAGCAACTGACCCACGCTAAGCAAATTTGTCTTTAAGTCTGGAGCAAAAAGAACATCAGTAATAGTGTGGGTAGAAGAATTTTCTTTAGCTTGGATAATTACCCTTCCTTTTCCCATAACAGAAATTGTAGAGTTATCACCAAACTTGACAGTGCTACGGAATGACTCGTCCAATTCAGAGAATGCCTTCTTATTTCCACACATGTGATTGCTGCAACCAGTGTCTAAATACCATGTGTTTTGTTGAGTTTCTTCACTCATGTGGCACACCATCAAAAGAgacacttcttcttctttttctgcaaAATTAGTCCTTTCTCCATTTTGTCTATTCAAATTAGTTCGACATTCGGACTGATAATGGCCATACCTATGACATTTGTAGCATTCAACATTGGACTTGTCTGCTGACTTTGGCCTTTGATTTGTTAATGGATAGCCTCCTcgtcctcttcttcttccttgaaaTTGATTTTCTTGGTGCTGGTATTGTTGTTGTTGGTTGCCACGATCATTATTTCCTCTACCTCTGCCTCTGCCTCTGCCTCTGCCTCTGCCTCCTCTCCATGTTGAGTGAATTTCTGCTGAAGCCACTAGTGCTTGCTCCTCTTTCTCTTGCTGGTTAATTTTTTGCTCATGAACCAACAAAGAACTCTGCAACtcatcaattgaaattgcaTCAATATCTTTCGATTCCTCTATACAGCATacaacaaaattaaattttgttgtCATTGATCGAAGAATCTTCTCGACAATGGTGACGTCCTTCAAGTTTTCTCCATGGATCCTCATCTTGTTAGCGATTGCCATCGTTCTTGCGAAATAATCAGTGACTGATTCGCTTGACTTCATGCGTAAAGTCTCAAATTCGGTCCGAAGAGCTTGAAGCTGCACCCGCTTCGCCTTTGCATTTCCTTGATACTTTTTCTTCATGGAGTCCCAAATTTGTTTGGAGGTATCTTTGCTAAGAATTGTCTCCAAAATGGCTCGATCAATAGCTTGAAAAAGATAATTTTTGGCTTTAAGATCTTTCAGTTTCAATGCTTCCAACTCCATTTTCTGCACCTCTGACAATATTTCTCCGGCTGTTGGCTCTGCTACTCCAGATTCGACAACCTGCCAATACTCCTTGGATCTCAAGAAGTTCTCCATTAGCATACTCCAATGATCATAGTGACCATCAAAGCGAGGAATTGCTGGCTGCACAAAATTGTCGGTGGCCATCGTAATTTACAATTCTCACAACTCACTTTTGTTTTCACTCACTAGCCTAGCTCTGGTACCACTGATACAAATATTGAGGCAAATAATAAGAGAAGCAAAGGATAaatgtttatttctttgtaaaacTCACACAACTTATAACATGAAATTACTCTATTTATAGAGTTTAAACCAACTCCACTAACTATCCCACTAACTCCACTAACTATCCCAATAACTCCACTCACTCCACTACTAACTCCACTAACTCCACTAGGTACTCCACTAATCCCACTAGTTATTCCACTAACTCCACTAATTAGGTAGCATAAACAAATATGATTAATTAACAACGGTAAATACTTCTAACACGGAGCAGAGGAGCTTCTTCTCCTTTTGGAGCAAAGAAGATATGGGAAGGATGACTGAAAGGTTTATGGAGGCGTGCATGCATGCATAGTATGGTAATAGTTAGTAGTCTACGGTGCATGTCTGGACTCTTGATCGATCCTCTCTGCTCTCTTCTGTTTCCACAACTGCAGTGGAACTATTACATCATTTTTCTTGAGATTTGAGACACTTTCTCAAATCTTTGCTCTTTTCGATAATCACATTCTTCCCGTCATTTCTAAAAGTTGACCGTTTTTTACTTTGTTCGAATCTTGTAATCTACGTTATCCATAtatttcaaatccaaatccaaacccgcTTAATTATACCTGTATCTTATTCAAACCAGATACCTGACACGTTTTAAACTTTATTCTCACAGATTCAAATCCGATCTAGTCCATATCCAGTTGAATATACCCGGCAAAAAAAGTTAGATAAAGAAACGAAGAAAATATCtttctaaacaaacattaattACACACCACAAATCtcaattaaaaatcacacaTCACTTTAGATAATTATTCTAAGGTCTAAAAATTACAACTCCTAAaagatccaaacaaatattaaatactcaaatatattatcaaagCAATTACTTATTCAAATGGGTCCAGGTTAAATCCGAATCAAAACTCAATATTTCATATCCGAACCACTTTTAACTAGCATTAAATGGGTCTAAATCTAGCCTGATAAAACGGAAATAGTGAACAAAGACCTAGTTCTAAGATACTGTAGTTAGAAAGTAAAAACGAAGAGTAGCTCAAGTATGTCATTTTCACTGCCATTGGTTGCCCTGAATTCTTAGAATCGAGGCAGGCCACGAGTAAAAATGTGTGGTTTGCCCTGAATCGATCTTTGTAGGATTCTGGGAATGGAAGGCCATCGACAATTTGAATTAGTCTCACTTGACCATGTTACTTTAAAAGATCTTCTTACGCCGACTCATAAAATTGACTTCGCAAACCAACAATTGGTTTTCAAAGGTCTACATTCTGAACACATTTTCAATTGCTCGTAGATCAGTTTTCAAGTATAAACACTTGCAGTAGAATGCAGGAATAAAAAACTTAATCGTCGTAGAAGCAGTTAAAGTTATATGATCTTGATTCTTGCCTCCAGATAAATTAGGGCTCTACAGTAAAATGAAAGATCACATGTGCTTCAGTTAGAGAGTTGCAGGAATGAGATCTCTGCGAACATAGGTTTCACAAAATCTGATTCGCCCTTGAATCCTAGATAGACAATTATTTTACGACAAAATCCGGAAAGAATCTATACTGCCTCTAGCATATCTGATAAACCAATTGGAACCACACAGGCGTAAAAAAGGTGGAAGAAGTGCAAGTATGGCGTTCAGACAGAAATTCCATAATTGCTGATCTTTGTGACCTCTTTGTTGAGAACAcgtctttctttttttgcctCTTTAGCAAGGTTCGAAACCTGCAATTCATCCGAGTCATAATCAACTCACTGAGTAAAACATAACGAAAGAAGATAAGGCTGCCGCAGTTCAGAAGATAAGACTATTTGCAGATACAAAACTTGCACTGAGTAATACTCAAGTTCTACTCAAAGGTACCAAATTTCTGCTAGTAAAAGCTTTGAAAATTCTGTATTTTCAACAAGGGGCAGTGAAGCTCTTGGAACTAAAAGCATCTTAACAGTAGAATTTTTAGTGACAAAGGCTGatttggcttgaaaagatgATCATCTGACAATTCATCCCAAACAATAGGAGCCTGTAATCAACTCTAACCACCTGTTTGGTATGGGGTAATCACCACTATTCAATGGGTTTCAAGCTCTCAAAACCCATACCTGGTGTTTGGTTGGTATCTATAGGTATGGATCCATCACTATGGAGGACCCAAAAGTTGTCAATGGCCATTACCAACCAAATTGGGCACTTTAGCACTGATtccggaatttgaagctaggcaactaaataaaaaattagtaaCAATAAAGCAAAGGGTGCATCTTCATCTCTTGTCTACTCTTCTACCCCACCACATACAATGCTTGTCGTTCTCTCCAGTCCAAAACCTTAGCCAGAAAAATTGCCACTCCAGCCATGATaggttttctttctcttgtgaTCCACGCTCAAAATTAGGGAGATTTACAACATTTGGCATCCAACTAATGTTTATgtaaaatttttgcaattatccTACAATTTCGATGGATTGGACTGATCCATGCCTGACTCACAGaagattatttttgttttggttgaCTGTGGATTTAGATCAAAATAATGAGATTATCTCTCAAATTTGgtattgatttgatttgaagaaTTATGAAATTTGTCATGATTTGGTGATGGTTTTGGCTCCCTTCTATTGAAGGTTTGTTGATTTTGTTGGAAATCATGAAGTCAAAAGAGAAATTTAAGGTTGAGCAATGGAGGTTGTTGAGAAATATCCATCACTAGCAGTTGGTGAGAGCAGACAATGGAACTGAAAgcatgaagatgatgaagacaaaaagaaaaaataaaaatagaagatTTCTAATCCAATGCAAACACTACCAAACATCATTCTTTGTCAAGGGAATCCTACACAAACCCATCACCATGGAGTAATCAAAGTCATTGCGATTCCTTAGCAGGAACTAAATGGGTGGTAAGTGTGTATgtgaaaagtaaaaaataataataaggcAGCTTCTCCAAAGCACCTAACACGGTTCAGGTGAATAAAACTCATAGCTTGACAGAgctaaaatgcagcaaaatcATCCATTCTTAAAATTACAAGGCACTCAGAAAATTTTCTCATAGTAATAAAGTTTTAAACTGAGTATCTTGAACATGTTGTGCTATTTCATTTGTTAAATTGCAAAGAGAGCAGTAGACAAACTCAGCAAAGTAACTTTTATCTAACAGGAGCTGAATAAATTCAAGGCAATCAATTAGTAAGACCAGCAATACGATTGTCAAGTCATCATCCCCAGTTTATGTAGGGCACATGTTTGTACTTACTTCCTTTAGTTTACTCAGTTAAAAGTTATCTTGAGGCcagaaaacaaagcaaaaagtTAGGCATATAAATTATTaggaaataaacaaaaaaggaaCATACTTGCGATCGAAAACGAGAAGCTTCTATGCTGGGGAGGTCTCGTAAAACATCTTTCAAACCTACCATAAGACAAAAGAATAAAGCAGATACCCCACTTAAAAACTTAGCTGCCACTCAAAACATAAAGCAGGTGTATTTACACCTCCAAGCATGAGAAACTGACAGATGGAAAGAGAATTTGCATACCCACAGCTTGTCTCTCTATCTTATAAGCTGAGCGAACAACACTCTGGATTTGTTTCCCAGCTTGTCTGCATGGTGATCAATATTCAACAGGGGAAGATAATTTTTCAGACAAAAGAACCAAGTAAACAATTTAGAGATGCACGCTAGGCACATCATCTGCCGATCAAACCTGAGTTTTGTTCTTCCACGTGTCATCTCCTCCTCAGCTTGCAATGCTGCTTTCTGAAGCAAAGAATCTGATTTCCAGTCAATGAATAATATTGTAACGTTATCAAGAAATACACTCTTCAGTAATccttaaaaattaaaactccATATGAGAGTTTGAAGAAACCAAAACTGAGGATCTAAGGAGTACAGAAAGGGGACATGCTTctaaaattttctgattttaactGCAAAATGGTGAAGACAATACcaacaaagcaaaaaaaaaaatcatgaatcaGCTATGTAATTTGCCAGACTTCAAAATAACCATTTATCTCCTGACAGCACAGAGAAGAAACTGTTTTTCAACATCTTGTTGGAAGTAATAACCAAGGTGAGAGGCAAAAATAAAGATGAGAAAACAAAGACAGAATAGTCTTCCTGAATCAACAGAGATGAAGCTTGCACATGAATTATctaattattcaaaaaaaaatttgaagatcACCTCCAATTTTTCAGCTTCAGCCTTCAAAACTTCAAATGATTGCCTCAATTCCTTGACTTTTGCATCAGCTTTTGAAAGCAACACCTGGACCAAAATATATGTAAAGAATGCGGTGTTAGAGGTCCAACAACTAAATTAGGATAGTATGAATTATTGAATGGTTTTTGCAGCAAACATAAGCTGCTTCAGTTGCAAACTAAAAGATAAGGCACATACAGACACATTTATCTACAAATTACGGGGGTTATCTAGAGACATTTATTGCATCCGAATTACAGATGAAACACAAAAGTACTTGACAATCTTGATTGTTGAGCTTTAGACCTTTGAAATCATATATCATAAAATATACAAGTATATGACTAACTTTTCCACAAATAAATATCTTTACAAACAGTTGCATAAAGAACATTTGCATAtcaattttcaaagatttgatCATATTATCTACCAGAACCACAAACAGCAGGATGTGTGACAACATTACCTGTTCACTCGCAAAAAGGCGCCTTAATTTGTAGTACAATATACGCCTCGGCCCTGCACGTGGTATAGAAGACACGGTAAATTACACAAAAGTGCAGTGTTGCACAAAAGATGTTAACTGTTATGACAAAGTTACAGGCATGATTATTGCAGACTAAATAAGCTGAATTGCTGCCACACCTTGCAAATCACTAGAACTAAACCAACAATTTCAACCTCGATTAAGCAAAAGAACAAaaccaaaacagaaaattaaagatAAATAAAACCTCATTCTGCAGGATAATGACAAATAAAGAAATCTGATGACATACTTTTCAGGCCAAGAAGTCCTACAGCAAAAATAGATCCTGCTGCAATAAATGGGTTTGCAGCAGCAAGATTAAAGCCCTCtgcccaacaaaaaaaaaaccttaaaatagATTGAACTGGAAGTGACTTAACATGAAAGATGAAAAATCTTATTCTTTGCTATCAAGTCACAGATCACTCAGCTGAAACAGACCTCTAATCTTCCCAATAGCGAGGTCCTCATAAGCATTAAAATCAG
This portion of the Coffea arabica cultivar ET-39 chromosome 2e, Coffea Arabica ET-39 HiFi, whole genome shotgun sequence genome encodes:
- the LOC113731748 gene encoding RGS1-HXK1-interacting protein 1 isoform X1 gives rise to the protein MTTTADNGASSPEKSNSAPPQGIVPAFNDDIVEKLKTLEETASPWIDYAFKQAQAAHKTIGHHLQDAIEVTKSRLDRIRTTSSAHFNQTLDSLQDAKSDFNAYEDLAIGKIRGPRRILYYKLRRLFASEQVLLSKADAKVKELRQSFEVLKAEAEKLEKAALQAEEEMTRGRTKLRQAGKQIQSVVRSAYKIERQAVGLKDVLRDLPSIEASRFRSQVSNLAKEAKKERRVLNKEVTKISNYGISV
- the LOC113731748 gene encoding RGS1-HXK1-interacting protein 1 isoform X2, giving the protein MTTTADNGASSPEKSNSAPPQGIVPAFNDDIVEKLKTLEETASPWIDYAFKQAQAAHKTIGHHLQDAIEVTKSRLDRIRTTSSAHFNQTLDSLQDAKSDFNAYEDLAIGKIREGFNLAAANPFIAAGSIFAVGLLGLKRPRRILYYKLRRLFASEQVLLSKADAKVKELRQSFEVLKAEAEKLEKAALQAEEEMTRGRTKLRQAGKQIQSVVRSAYKIERQAVGLKDVLRDLPSIEASRFRSQVSNLAKEAKKERRVLNKEVTKISNYGISV